The genomic region TTTGATTTCATGGACTTAATTGTTAGAGGTGGCAGTGCAGCTTCTCTAGTACTGTTCAATTATGTATCTGAGCAGATTTGTTCACGTCGTGTTCAGGTAGGGGAAGCCTGAATATTTTAACAAGTACAAATGAAGAATTTGTAAGTGTCTTGCACAAAGCTGATGATCAGAGACAGTAGGATTATGTCCTGAGGAGCACTTGTTCTGACTAAACCCTGATCCTTTCTCATTGTGTGTTGCAGATGGGGAAGTAGGAAGTCAGAAGGATGAGATGGCAGGTCTGGAGAAAGGTCCTTGGCATTACAAATCGACCTCCAGACCTAGACTGAACATGACCATGGCCTCAGACAGGCATTTGCTGAGGATCACAATTGTCCATCTGTTAAAATGTCTTGCAGTACTGGCCAGTGAATAAGCGCAAAAAATGGGGTTTGTTTTCCCCCAAATAGCAGGGTAGGTGCTGTGAGTCTTGTCAGGATTATGTAGCAGATTTCACCTTCACCtttgaaaaaagcagaacagaGTTTTACAGCCATTTCTATACAGGAGACCATTGCTATTAGTATATAATGTTTTCCTATTACTTTAGTAAAACCAGAGATTTGAGTTGGGAGAGGGCATAGACAATGTGCTGTATGACATTGTAGCTCTTACAAAGGATGTAAGATACCTCCTTGGGAGAGTTCTCATACCTGTGTAAAGTTACACTGCTCTGAAGCCTTCCAATCAGAAGGGATGGAGACTTCACCAAAGTCTGAAGGTGAGCTGTGGGGTGTCTTAGGCTTTCCTCACAGCTGTCTGAGTTACTCCTGTACAAAACAAGTtatttcccaggagaaaatctcAACTGAGTCATTTGCTGTGCTCATGCAGTTGAAGGTGTGGAGGAGCAGGGtagggctccagcagctccctctgccacaggcacagccagagtgtggctgcagctgtgaggaTGCTGGAATTGGTCTGGTGGCTATCTCATGTCTGCTGCCTGCTGTTAATTCACCAGAACAAGGAACACATCAATCACTAGTCCTGTATCAGCCTCACCCAACTGACCAGGTACCTGAAACTAATGCACACTGTGGGAGCTGAGCTTGCCAGGTGTGCCCTGCAGCTAGCAGGATGTGTCCACTGTTAAAACCACAATGAGACACACCTCAAAATAATTTGCTGGCACCTCCCTCCTGTCTTACTGATACAAGGAGGTCTCCTGGAGCTGGTGTTTCTGTGATCTAAAGAAAGGAGCACCTTGTCTTGCTGCTGTTGGGCAAGGGGAAAATGGTGTTAGCAAGCCCTTTTGTGAACTGCAGCAATATCCACAGGAGGAATGAGCCCTCCTGTGAGACACAACAGCCGCagtctgctgctgccttcctcaGTGTGTGCTCCTGCCCTGATGGATGTGAAGGGTTGTGGCAGGAGGCTGGGGTGAAAATGGGAGAAAGTGCTGTCACCCTGTGGAGTggctcagcctggcagctgTCACGGTggtgccctgcaggcagacGGGGCAGGAGGCTGAGAAAAACCTCTGATCAGAGCAAACCTGCCTCCTTCCAGTACAGGAGAATAAGGCATTCCTGGAAATGGCTCTCGGGGAGGCTCTATCAGCCTGGCAGCCTTGTTCTGTGCAAGATTTAAAACCCATCTAAAATGGCTGGCAGTCGGTCTGTGCTATTTCAGGTCAGGGCTGTTTTTGCTTTCTCCCTATCTGTTGATGTCTCAGTTCTTTTGTTATAAATTATTGAAAGCAGAAATGCCAAAAGACGTAAGAAAGAAGCTGGTTGTGCTGTTATGGGAGGCTTTGCTAATTTGCTGTGGAAAAGCTCTTGCTGGGATATAAGCTCCTTTCTTGTTCTTTGTGCAAGATGGGTTTtagcagctccccagcagcagccccacctccccctgctggcagtgctcaggCTTGGCTTTAAAGCTGCTCTGGCCGTGGTTTGTACGAGCGTGGTGGTGCCTGTGTGGCTTGAGGAAGGGGGAGCTCCCCTTGCCCTGCCTGCGTGGCCACCGTGGTGGCTTTGTGCCCAGACAAAGACCCGGGGCTTCCAAAGTACTGCAGCATCGGGAGATGTAGCACATTGTCCAGGGGCTGTGCCTTGCCAGTGCTGGGTGCAGCTGATGTGCTGGGGGGATGGTGAGCAGGTTTTtgggtgcagctgctgctggtgagggGCTGTGCACAGGCAGGGTGGGGTTCAGGTTCGTTTGCACtcgctgcctgccagggacaaaAGCTACGTCAGACTGCAGCATCCACAAAGAGAAGCATGTGGAGAACAGGCAAGCAAAGGGGGAAGCTGAGGGGAAGGTGAGCACGGCCAGAGAGTAAACACATGGTAAAACACTCGTCTGACTATTTGCATGAAGGCAAAATGGGTTGCCTGCGTTCATTTTGATACTGAATGGATGTTTTGGCTCTCGCTGGCTGTGCAGGAAAGATGAGCCTTTTCtcactggggctgggctgtgtgatgcaggctctgcagggtgggTTTGAAGGATGCTCATGAAGGCAGCCCTTCCTGGGATTGCAGCTCCAAatctggccctgcctggggctgcaccGCCAaatcagagcagcctggcctggagctgtgcctgcagcctctccctcccCCCAGCACAGGAACGGGAGGCTGCTTCTCATCCAGACTCCTCTTGGAGGAGCAACCTGGCCTTAGATCTTGCTTGGCCTTTGCCTTTTCAGCGTTTGCCAGCTCTTGGTTCTTGTTGAGTTCAGAGCCCACATTGTGGCAGGAGCGAGAAGGTGCCTCGGGGTTTGCGGCACAGGGCCACCTCCGGCCGTGACCTGCTGTCGCTGGATAGCACCGCTCCCTGCTGCCAAGAAGGCAGTCGGTCTTGCTAAAGAACACAAAGCAAGTGTTCCCTCCGGATTGCTGGGGATTTTCTCTGCAAAATCTCCAATAAGCCCTGAGCAAAACCCAGAGGTTGGCAGgccaggaggaggtggaggtgagagctgctgcagcagagctgctacCCCTTGGTGCTCAGTAATAGGTTCCTGTTCGCCATGGCACCAAGATCTCTGCAGAAAGGTTTTGCAAGCCTCATCTGCAGTCAGGATACTCCTTCTTTTGcctcctccctttcccctcaTTCCCTTCAGCAGCTACAGGACCTTCCTGGCCCTCTACCCCCTCTCTATCCTGGAGGCCAGCATGCAAGTGCCCCCCAGACTGCCACTGTCCTTCCTGCTGGGATCAGATGGGCTGCCTGCACTGTCCCTTGGCTTTTACCACCAAAGGTGTTTCTTCCACTTGCACACCAGCCCATGTGCACAGTTtgggctgctccccagccttgctgcagcCAAGCAAGAGCTTGTGAGTATGGTCAGCTTCTTGTCCACCCATGCTGCTTTTTTAGTGACCAGCCCTCCCCAGGAAGTGCTGTGGCCAGTGTAGATGTGAACTGGGCAGTGGCCAAGCATCTCTCACAGGTGTGAGAACAGGGTGCTGGCTTTAGCCCAAGGCTTGCTTTATTCAAGCTCTGCTTCAGCAGTGGGAGCATCCCTGGACACACACATGGGCCACACCTGCCTCCCTTGCTGTGGGGCACCTGCTTCTGGTGAGGGGGGTTGAGGCTGGGACAGTGGCTGTGGAGCCATCTGGTCACAAAGGGACCAGcctgctgcccctcacctgGCACCCAGGTGCGTGTGCGCACAGGaggggcagtgggagccatGCCCGTGtggggtgcagcaggagctgtgtccgCGCGTGCGGGGTCTGTGTGCCGCCTGTCCGTGTGTGCTGTGAGGGTGTGTGGCCCCTGTCCCCGGTGAGCCCCCGTTCGGCgtctcctctctctctgtcccctccccgcccggctccctcaggccCCTCACGCTCGGTCCCGCTCGCGCCCCCGTCGCGCGGcacggcgggagcggccgcccCCTGGCGGGCCACGCGGCTTCCCGGCGGGCGGGCAGCCAATGGGCGCGCGGGCTGGGCGGCGGCCGGGGTATAAAAGGCTCCGCCCCGCGCGTCGCGCGCTCCAGACTCACCTGGACGTGCAGGGAGCGGGATCGGGCTCGGCACCGGCACCAACTGCACATCGCATCCGCTGCGCACCGCGCCGTACAGCGCCGCAGGTACGGGCCGGGCCGCGCAGGGGGGCCCCGCGCAgcgctgctgccagcagggactCGCCGAGGTGCACCggggcgggggctgcgggcgcgGCGGGTCCCGGGGGGCCATGGCTGCCTGCTGCGGGGAGGGCTCCCCGGCGTGTGCGGGCACCGGGGGCCGCCCCGCTCGGCTGCCCGGGCCCGGCAAGCGGCGCGGtgcccggggcggcggcgcgcCCCGCCCTGCGCTATTGTCCGcggcgggggccggggggggccggggccgcctTTGTCTGCCCGTCCCCATCCTCGGCTGACTGCGGCGGGGGTCTCGCAGGCAAAATGTGCGACAAACCAGACCTGTCGGAGGTGGAGAAATTCGACaagaagaagctgaagaaaaccAACACGGAGGAGAAGAACACGCTGCCCTCCAAGGAGAGTGAGTGCGGGGGCTGGCGGGGCAGAGCCCTTGGGGCCGCTCTCACCGCCGGGGGACAGGGGCGGTTCGGGGCGGCGGGGCTCCGGCCCGGGGAAAGCCGCGGGCAGAGGTGTGTGCAGCCCGGGACAGCGGGCACGGACACTCGGGGAGGGCTGTGGTGCCAAACTGATCCCTCGGGGCATCGCTTTGCTGCGGACAGACGCAGACAGGTGCCCGACGAGCTGCCACGCACACGTGTGGCTTGTTATCTTCTAAACTGACTGTTCAGCCACCCCACTTGGGATCAAACCACAAAACTGGCCATCAGAGCCTGAGTGAATCCTCTGAAACCTTCTCCAGTTCGtgctttcacaaaaaaaaaaaaagcacaagatACTAATGGGCCTCTATTCTCTTGCAGCCATtgagcaggagaaggaatgTGTGAAGTCTTCCTAGAGAGAGATTGCCTGGCAGGAAGAGCGACTACTcaattattttgctttgaaatgaatcatgtgggtttttttaaatttacatcaCGTACATGTATAGAAAACAGCTGTATCACCTAACACACTGTCCCACTTTGCTGGCAGCTTTGGCAGGTGGGGGGGACAAAACGTGGTCCTCTCAGTCCATCAGTAGCCTGACCTGATGCCAtctctgctgcttcagctgcctcCTGTGACAGCACTGATCTTGCTCTGATGCTGTGGGGAGATGAGCAAGGGCTGTGGAGGCTTCTGGGCATGGACCCCTTTTGCCTGGTGGAGTGGGGAACCTTTCTGGCCTCACCTCCAGCCTGGGTCTGTCTTGCATATTCTTCACTGACAGTGTTCTGTAGCCTCACTCACAGTTTTTTGTCttccttggggaaaaaatgagaagtttattataaaataaaaaattgtaatGATCTACCTATGGCTCATGGCTTCTTTTCTGACAAAGGTTCTGGCTGTAGCGTGGCTTGCCCTGTGGAGGGTGGGGAGgtgtgcctggtgctgcagcagtgctggagggtCAGTGTTGCTCAGAGGGCGATGTGGGATGGTTCCCTGCAGGGTGAATCCAGTTTGGTGTTTGGGGATCTGTTCCTGGGGAACTGGGAGTGTTGCTGGCATGATTATGGCCACTGTGCTCCACCACCATTGTGGTTTCTTGGCGCATCTAAAAGCAGAGGCTAACCTGGGTCTCGCTGCCCATGTGAGGGCTGAGCCTTTTGCCTTGGAAAACTTGGTGTCCCCTGCCTAAAACCttgtggagctgggctggtgccttgtcagcagggctggggatgctggcagTGGTGATTCTAGCCTGGGTCCTGCTGGTGTGGTGGCCAGGCCAGCTCTGCCTACCCAAATCTTGGAGCACCGTTTTCCCATCACTGCATGGCACTGCCCTTCTGTTCCCCTTGAGCCAACCTCCACCCCTACCTTTGACTGCAGGTGGTTTTTGCAGCCCTGTAGGGTTGGGTTTGAATGCAGTAAATCCCTTGGGTACtctgatcccagccctgccttgcaGGTGTGGAGATCCCTGGGTCCTGCAGTTggctgccagcacagtgtgggTGAGCTCTGACAGTGCCTCCAGGTTTATGCTGAGCCTTCCTGGCTACTGCCAGGGCTTCCTCACCTCCACCTGGCCTGCAGGGTCACTGAACACACCAGCCCACTTACAGAGGAGTGGAGGCAGACTAGCCAAAACTTGCCAGCTGACAGCTTTGGTCAGTGTTCCTCACGAGCCTGgtcagctggggacaaacaCGGGGCTGTTGTGCCTGTCTGGACACGGTGCCTATCTATGTGCCTCCACCCACACTGCCTGCCAAGGACTGCAAATAACACTGCCTCTGTGGTTGCCACTGCCTCACCCCTTAAAAAGCAGAATTGAAAGAGCTGCAGGTTAAGAGTTTGGTGTTTGTGTGCTGTCAGGGCCGCGTGTGGGGTTTTCCATGGGGTGAGGGCAGAGGCCAGCAATGCAGaggcccagctggggctgctgctctgttggGCTGAGCACTGGGAAGGGTGGCTGTGCCCCTTCAGcaccctgatgtccccaggacagACCCCTATCCTGGACATGGGAATGTTTTCCCAGTGCCAACAGCCAGGGTGGTTTGTCAGGGTGAcgtgtccctgctcaggggtgGTTTTTCTTAtggagcagaggcaggcaggTAAAGCCAGCCTGAAccctttccccatccctgagAGCCAGAGGCTGAGTTGAACCAAGTGAAGCTTTTGGGACAGAAACACAAAGTGTCAGGGCTGATCTCCCCTGCTCGGTTCTGCTTTTGGGGATAGGGGGGTCTCTGGGTGCCCAGAGCACCTTGGCTACTCTGACACCGCCCCATGCCTCTCCCTGTGACATGCTGCAACGGGCCCCTCTGCGGGCATGGAAAAGCACCAGGGCACTTATCTCTCCCTGAGTCACATGGACGTCTGCAAGGCCACGGCAggagtgtcccctccctggcactgctgtgcttACAATAACTTCcccctcagcctgtgctgggcacacaggcagcagagcctgccagGGGTGCTGGGCACCCCAGTCCCACAGAACCAGCTGGTTtggcagccagggccagggctgtgggttGCTGCATGTGGCAGGGTGGctggtgccaggagctggcagtgctccagCATTGACCCCGAGTCTGTGCAAGTGGCCATGGCACCCCCTGCATCCTGGGGAGCCATAGAGGTGTTGATGCATCTGTGTTTGGGTTGCTTTTTCATTGCAGCCATCCCCAGCATGTAGCAATACAGATTCAGACATGGGGCTGTGCCCCAAGGAAGTCACCCCAGCCTGGACCCAGGGAcatcagctggagctgggagcagctccccagcaaacACATCCCTGTGTGTCTTATGGCCAATGTCCTGTGGTCACCTGAAGTGAGGGCAGTCCAGGCACTTTTCCCAACCACACTCCTGCCAGAATGGTGCACAGAACACATTGCCTAAATGCCCTGTGCTCAAGACTGAGGGTAAAGAGTTACCTATTTGGCTAACCAGTGTCCAAAATGTCCCTGTTGCCAGCAAAGCGTGAGCCAGGAAGGGGAGAACCATTACAGAGAAGCCTTTTACATCATCACTTTCCCTCCCTATCCCAGACCTTCACCTTTTCACCCTGGCACACATGGGcccacagctgccagtgctgtgggagGCCAGGACACCTGCCAGACTGATGTCCCCTAGAAATGTGGTGGCTTGAGCGGCATGGACTGCCCCAGCAggcacccacacacagagggtgacattccaggagctgggccttcctggcagggctctgtgaCCCTTCCCTTGCTGGCACCAGGTGAGTTCCTCGTGTCAGCCCCTCTTGGCAATGCCAGGAGAATATAATCCATGCCTCTCTCCCATCTGGGGCCCATCCTGCTGCTTTGGGGCGGTTTCCTCCCACGCTCCATGAGatgcagaggagggaggagaaggctgAGTCACCATCAGGAGGAATTCGGGCAAATACCTGGTGACCAGCAGCATGAGGTGAATTCAGATCAGGGCTTGTGGCTGAGTGTCTgtccctgccactgctgcatCCTCTCTGACTCCAACAGGAGAGGATTTGGCCCAACACACACATGTGGAGGATCACAGCCCCATCTCTGGCAGGAGGTGCCTGAGTGAGCCTGTGCATTGCCCTGtactgggctgctctgtgccccacagctccctgccagtcTGTGGCACCTTCCTGATGTCCCACAGCACCACACTGGTTTGTGGCACAACTCACCCAGggcaagggaggctcctgcacTCTGGCAGccagggttttttccctttgtcacTCGCCGTCTGGCAGTTCCCAGAACTGCAGCAGAAAGTGGTGAGAGCCAAGATCAGTCAGTGATCAAAGCCTAAGGCAGCTCCTGGATGGCAGGAAATTGCCAACCTCAACTTGAACTGCAAATGGGCCGAGCAAACCTCCTTTAAGATATGTGTTTGGGACCAGAGCAAACAGGATAAGGTGAAACCAGGCTGCACAGACAGGTGAATGCTGCAGCTCCCCAAGGGGTGGATCCTGCCCACCCCCACCTCCCTGTTCCCTGCATGCCTGAGGAAAACGTGTCACCATCTCTGTGACACTTGGGTTGGCCTTTTCCTGCCAGgtctctgctgcctgcacagaCACATTGCCAAGTACAGAGCTCAAACCACCCCATGGTGGCTGAGGTTGAGAGGGGAACAAGGGGCAGCAAGCATGAGCTGCCAGGGGAAACCTCTGCTGGGAGTTCTTGGGGAGGATCTGTTCATGGAGATAGTTAAAGAGGAAGCACATGGCTGTAAAAGAGGAAGGCAGAAAAGAGGGAGCAATAGTGGGGAAATGAAAGTGTTGTATGGGCTAGTGACCACAGTCCTTTGGCAAAGGAGAGTAGGCTACCATGGTGTGTGAGAGTTGTGTGTGATGGGGCCACTTGGTGACATGGGAAGGATGGACAGACAAGCTGTCCCTATCCTGTGGTGGGGAGGAGCACTGTGCTGAAGAACTCTCATGGCCATGGGGAGGGAAAGCCACTGCCCCTTTGCACCCACAAAGGCACCCACACAGCGAGCCAGAAACCCTTGGACACCTGTGCTGGCAAACTGGCCTGTGGGCTGCACGCACTCAGCACAACCCAGCACCTTCCCCGGCAGTGCAGAAGTTATTGCTGCTCTTGAAATAATGCCCTGGAGGTCAGGTTTACCAGCAGGAGCTTACTCATCCCCTGCCACGGAGGGCTCAGCACGAGCAGTGATGAACCGGGAGCACGCAGAGCTTCctgctcagggccaggctgctgccagcccagcacaaaGCCGGGGGTCACCAGCCCGCGCTGTCCCGCATGtgccggggctggggcggcCCGAGGCGCAGGTGGCAGCAGCCGGGCTGCGTGCCTCGCCCGGGCGACAGGCGCTGCTGGCGCCGGGGCTGCCGAGCCCTTCGGGGGCTGCCAGCCCGCTCCTGCCCGCGGCCGGAGCTCGGTGCTCGCTGCCGGCCCCCCCGGCCGCATTCTGCAGATTCCCGCGGCCGGAGGGGCCGTGCCGGGCTGCGGCAGCATGTGCTCCTGCGGGAACGCGGCTCCGGCCGCTGCGACACCGCCCGCACTTGCGCCCGAGCCGGGCAGCTGACGGAGCAGAGGAGCGCTTTATTTTAGGAAGCAGCTGGCTCACACAGGAGACATTGTTTATCATCTTTC from Ammospiza caudacuta isolate bAmmCau1 chromosome 14, bAmmCau1.pri, whole genome shotgun sequence harbors:
- the LOC131564035 gene encoding thymosin beta-15A homolog; the protein is MCDKPDLSEVEKFDKKKLKKTNTEEKNTLPSKETIEQEKECVKSS